A stretch of Henckelia pumila isolate YLH828 chromosome 4, ASM3356847v2, whole genome shotgun sequence DNA encodes these proteins:
- the LOC140862012 gene encoding uncharacterized protein, with protein MEGSNRELLRNIWHEIGNLYISLCSNPLIFPILFFPFLSSTVRHLTVGDRNLDPRVVLESSRWGLYSSTYLFPLFLSFFRRNPILAAVVHRRLCCRRLLSSFRLRFFGALIRFDSLRCHIGTNWSPSMLSILSLDAMDISGEQHLDVGSF; from the exons ATGGAAGGATCAAATCGGGaacttttgagaaatatttggcacGAAATCggcaat CTCTATATATCCCTCTGCTCCAATCCCCTCATCTTCCCCATACTTTTCTTCCCTTTCCTTTCTTCAACAGTTCGCCACCTCACCGTCGGTGATCGAAATTTAGATCCGAGagtagttctggaatcctctcgTTGGGGGCTTTATTCCAGTACCTATCTATTTCCCTTGTTTTTGAGCTTCTTCCGTCGAAACCCAATTCTGGCAGCGGTCGTCCATCGTCGCCTTTGCTGTCGCCGACTACTGTCCAGCTTTCGGTTGAGATTCTTTGGAGCTTTAATTCGATTCGATTCCTTGAG GTGCCATATTGGAACCAATTGGAG CCCTTCCATGCTCTCTATACTTAGTCTTGATGCTATGGATATAAGTGGGGAACAACATCTGGATGTG GGATCTTTCTAA